The Amycolatopsis umgeniensis DNA segment GCGGGATCCCTGGGTTGAACGGGGCGGTGGCGGGCTCGTCCCGGCTTTCCGGTCTGTTCAGCATCGACCCGCCCGGTCAGGCCGCGCAGTTCGCGACGGCGCCGCTCGGCGAGCAGACGATCGTGGCCGGTTCGTCCACGGTCCGGCTGCAGGTGTCCGCGGATCCTTCCGCCGCGCCGCCACAGAAGGAAGCCGTCCTGTTCGCGAAGCTCTACGACGTCAACTCGGAGGGCGTCCGCACGCTTCCGGCCAACGCCGTCGCGCCCTTCCGCGTTTCCGGTCTGCCCGCGGACGGCAGCCCGGTCGAGGTGACGGTGACCCTGCCGGGCATCGTGCGTCCGCTGGAAGCCGGGCACACGCTCCGGCTGGTCGTCGGCACAACGGATCAGGCGTTCGCGACTCCGGTCGAGCCCGCGGTCTTCCGCATCGGGCTGGCGGACGGCGGAGGGCTGGGAGTCCCGGTCGTCCACGGCACGTCGGTCGGCGCGGGAGCGCCCGTCGCGCAGCTGCTGGGTATCGCCGGGACGCTGCTCGCGGGTATCGCGATCACGGTGATCGCCGCGTTCCGCCGCCGCCGCGCCCACGACGTCGACGAGAGCCTGTCGAAGACACCGCTGGTGATCGAAGGCCTGCACAAGGCCTACGCGGGCGGTTTCGTCGCGGTGAAGGACCTGTCGTTCCGGGTCGAACCCGGCCAGGTGCTCGGGCTGCTCGGGCCGAACGGCGCGGGCAAGACGACGACCCTGCGCATGCTGATGGGGCTGATCACGCCGACGGCGGGCCACATCCGCGTGTTCGGCCACTTGATCGCGCCCGGCGCGCCGGTACTGTCCAGGATCGGGTCCTTTGTGGAGGGTTCGGGCTTCCTGCCGCACCTGTCCGGCAAGGAAAACCTGGAACTGTACTGGGCGAGCACGGGCCGCCCGGAGGACAAGGCGCATTTCGCCGAGGCACTGGAGATCGCCGGACTCGGCGACGCGGTGAACCGGCGGGTCCGCACCTATAGCCAGGGCATGCGGCAGCGGCTCGCGATCGCGCAGGCGATGCTCGGCCTGCCGGAGCTCATGGTGCTCGACGAACCGACCAACGGGCTCGACCCGCCTCAGATCCACCAGATGCGCGAGGTGCTCCAGCGTTACGCGGCGACCGGGCGCACCGTGGTGGTCTCGAGCCACCTGCTGGCCGAGGTCGAGCAGACCTGTACGCACGTGGTCGTGATGCACCGCGGCATGCTGGTCGCCTCGGGTGAGGTCGGCGAACTGGCCGCGTCCAGCGGCGAGGCGACCTTCCGGGTCGACAAGCCCGCCGAAGCGGCCGAAGCGCTGCGGAAGGTCGGCGGCGTTTCCGGCGTCGACGTCGACGGGGAACTGGTCCACGCGGATCTCGACGGTCTCGCACGTGCCGAGGCCGTCGCCGCCCTCGTGCGCGCCGGGGTCGCGGTCGAGCAGGCCGGGCCGCGGCGACGGCTGGAAGACGCGTTCCTGCAGCTGGTCGGAGAGGACTCCAAGAGTGAGTAAGACCAATGGATCTCACCCGGCGACCCGGGCGGATCACGGAGTGCACACGGATCCGGCGGCACTGCTGGAGCTGACCGAGGTCGCGTCGCACGAACGGACCGAGGTCGGCCCGGACGGGGCGGTGGCGGGGTACCGCGCCGACCGGACGCTGCGGCTCGGTGTCGAGCTGAAACGGCAGCTCAAACGGCGCCGGACCCAGCTCATGCTGGGGTTCGTCGCGCTGCTGCCGTTCATCCTGGTGATCGCCTTCGAGATCGGGCAGGCCAATCCGAACCGCCGCAGCGGCGGTTTCGTCGACCTCGCCACCGCGAGCGCGCCGAACTTCGTGGTGCTCGCGCTGTTCGTCTCCGGGACGTTCCTGCTGCCGATGATCGTGGCGCTGTTCTACGGCGACACGATCGCGAGCGAGGCGTCGTGGTCGAGCCTGAAGTACCTGCTCGCGATGCCGGTCCCCCGGCATCGGGTGCTGCGGCAGAAGGCGATCGTCTCCGGCATCCTCTCCGCGGTCGCGCTGATCCTGTTGCCGCTGGTGGCGCTGATAGTCGGCGTCATCTGGTACGGCGCGGGCGACGCGATCAGCCCGACCGGGGACGCGGTGTCGTTCGGCGACAGCCTGATGGCCATGGGGCTGGCGACGATCTACATCATCCTGCAGCTGGCGTGGGTGGCCGGTCTGGCGATGCTGCTCTCGGTCGCCACAGACGCCCCGCTCGGCGCCGTG contains these protein-coding regions:
- a CDS encoding alpha/beta fold hydrolase; translation: MPRIPLPRTRGAKLTALAAVVVVLAAAAVVWTNSEPAPSTVKTQEATLDLPEVPGSSEVVKIDTTTYLPEQTPAPAVLLAHGFGGDKNSVATEARELAEKGFVVLAWSARGFGRSTGKIALNDPDREVADARKLIDNLAARPEVLSENGDPKVAVSGASYGGALSLLLAGTDKRVDAIAPVITYNDLAQGLFPNAASAAPSTATTPAAGAFTADGVFKRSWAGIFFSAGSGAAQGGSPANDAPEAGDETSESGASQGAAAAGAAAQSLPLGGPNGQRPAPGPADPCGRFTADVCQAYTELATTGKASQRTVDLLRRVSPASVTDKITVPTLLVQGESDTLFGLDQSDATARQIAAAGGKVRTIWYTGGHDGGKPGQKLRTQIADFLKFSLTGQGTDPGTGFSYDIQGTLRANGAPSVRTVTAPAYPGATGDATERRRFALEGPAQPVVRPAGGNPAAVSGIPGLNGAVAGSSRLSGLFSIDPPGQAAQFATAPLGEQTIVAGSSTVRLQVSADPSAAPPQKEAVLFAKLYDVNSEGVRTLPANAVAPFRVSGLPADGSPVEVTVTLPGIVRPLEAGHTLRLVVGTTDQAFATPVEPAVFRIGLADGGGLGVPVVHGTSVGAGAPVAQLLGIAGTLLAGIAITVIAAFRRRRAHDVDESLSKTPLVIEGLHKAYAGGFVAVKDLSFRVEPGQVLGLLGPNGAGKTTTLRMLMGLITPTAGHIRVFGHLIAPGAPVLSRIGSFVEGSGFLPHLSGKENLELYWASTGRPEDKAHFAEALEIAGLGDAVNRRVRTYSQGMRQRLAIAQAMLGLPELMVLDEPTNGLDPPQIHQMREVLQRYAATGRTVVVSSHLLAEVEQTCTHVVVMHRGMLVASGEVGELAASSGEATFRVDKPAEAAEALRKVGGVSGVDVDGELVHADLDGLARAEAVAALVRAGVAVEQAGPRRRLEDAFLQLVGEDSKSE
- a CDS encoding ABC transporter permease, translated to MSKTNGSHPATRADHGVHTDPAALLELTEVASHERTEVGPDGAVAGYRADRTLRLGVELKRQLKRRRTQLMLGFVALLPFILVIAFEIGQANPNRRSGGFVDLATASAPNFVVLALFVSGTFLLPMIVALFYGDTIASEASWSSLKYLLAMPVPRHRVLRQKAIVSGILSAVALILLPLVALIVGVIWYGAGDAISPTGDAVSFGDSLMAMGLATIYIILQLAWVAGLAMLLSVATDAPLGAVGGAVIVAIVSQILDQITALEGLRDYLPTHFAFSWMDLISTDIDWTNMANGMLSAALYGTVFFLLAGRRFATKDITS